A single region of the candidate division KSB1 bacterium genome encodes:
- the pnp gene encoding polyribonucleotide nucleotidyltransferase has translation MVHKVSMELGGLKLELETGRIAKQADGAIWLTCGDTVVLATVVANLDAENELDFLPLSVDYREKLYAVGRIPGGFFKREGRPSEKEILSARLTDRPIRPLFPDGFHQEIQVMINVLSSDGEHDPDTLGTIATSAALAISECPFLGPVGSVRVGRINGEYIINPTFKQLEETELDLVVAGTEDSIIMIEGESKEVSEDVFLEGIARGHAEVKRLVALQKELVARCGVPKREFKPAETNKDLAATLEATFGAQVDDSCKITDKSKRRDAWKLIETAAIAGLLETYPNDEKTIKSWVHDRAQVRVRANIVDKSWRLDGRGTREIRPITTEVDILPKVHGSALFTRGQTQALGTVTLGIKFDEQRVDGLDGVYTKPYMLHYNFPPFSVGEIRKFLGQSRREIGHGNLAWRAMHSILPAWEDFPYTIRVVSEVLESNGSSSMATVCAGCMAMMAAGVPIRKPVAGIAMGLIKEGEKVAILSDILGDEDHLGDMDFKVTGTPDGITACQMDIKIKGISLELMKTAILQAREGITHILGKMAESISAPRPEISPFAPKIVFMKVDPDKIGMIIGPGGKNIRDIISRTGASIDIEDDGTVCVSSSNTENVNQAMDIIRGMTESPEVGKVYHGKVKKITDFGAFVEILPGREGLLHISEIEHHRVRKVTDHLQLGDAVTVKLLNVDSQGKLDLSRKVLLPPPEGGPPAEDSSGEPRERRGGSGGGGGHHGGGHHRKPSKVDN, from the coding sequence ATGGTTCACAAAGTCTCGATGGAACTGGGAGGTCTTAAGCTCGAACTTGAGACCGGGCGCATCGCCAAGCAGGCGGACGGTGCGATTTGGTTAACCTGCGGCGATACGGTCGTGCTCGCTACTGTAGTGGCGAATCTTGATGCGGAAAATGAGCTGGATTTTCTTCCGCTGTCCGTTGACTATCGTGAGAAACTTTATGCCGTCGGCAGAATCCCCGGCGGATTTTTCAAACGCGAAGGACGTCCCTCCGAAAAGGAAATCCTCTCCGCCCGCCTGACCGACCGGCCCATCCGGCCGCTCTTTCCTGATGGCTTCCATCAGGAAATTCAGGTCATGATCAACGTGCTCTCCTCGGACGGAGAACATGATCCGGATACGCTCGGAACGATCGCCACCTCGGCGGCGCTCGCGATCTCCGAATGCCCGTTCCTCGGCCCCGTCGGCTCCGTCCGCGTCGGCCGGATTAACGGCGAATACATCATCAATCCCACGTTCAAGCAGCTCGAAGAGACCGAACTGGACCTCGTGGTGGCCGGTACCGAAGATTCGATTATTATGATCGAAGGCGAATCCAAAGAAGTCTCTGAAGACGTATTTCTCGAAGGCATCGCCCGGGGACACGCCGAAGTCAAACGCCTCGTTGCTCTGCAAAAAGAGCTCGTGGCGCGTTGCGGTGTTCCCAAGCGCGAATTCAAGCCCGCCGAGACCAACAAGGACCTCGCCGCGACCCTCGAAGCCACGTTCGGTGCGCAAGTCGATGACTCCTGCAAGATCACCGACAAGTCCAAGCGCCGCGACGCCTGGAAGCTGATCGAAACCGCGGCGATTGCCGGACTGCTCGAGACCTATCCCAACGACGAGAAGACGATCAAGAGCTGGGTCCACGATCGCGCTCAGGTTCGCGTCCGCGCTAATATCGTGGACAAGAGCTGGCGGCTCGATGGCCGTGGGACCCGCGAGATCCGACCGATTACGACGGAAGTCGATATCCTGCCGAAGGTACACGGTAGTGCGCTCTTCACGCGCGGTCAGACGCAGGCCCTCGGCACCGTGACGCTCGGCATCAAATTTGACGAGCAGCGTGTGGACGGCCTCGACGGCGTGTACACCAAACCGTACATGCTGCATTACAATTTCCCGCCCTTTAGCGTCGGCGAAATTCGCAAATTTCTCGGCCAGTCCCGCCGCGAAATCGGACACGGTAATCTCGCCTGGCGCGCCATGCATTCGATCCTGCCCGCGTGGGAAGACTTCCCCTATACCATTCGCGTCGTCTCCGAAGTACTCGAATCCAACGGCTCGTCTTCGATGGCGACCGTCTGCGCCGGCTGCATGGCCATGATGGCCGCCGGTGTCCCGATCAGGAAGCCCGTTGCCGGCATCGCGATGGGTTTGATCAAAGAAGGCGAGAAAGTCGCGATTCTCTCCGACATTCTCGGCGACGAAGATCACCTCGGCGACATGGACTTCAAAGTCACCGGCACTCCCGACGGCATCACCGCCTGTCAGATGGACATCAAGATCAAGGGCATCTCCCTTGAACTCATGAAGACCGCCATCCTGCAGGCGCGCGAAGGCATCACGCACATCCTCGGCAAAATGGCCGAGTCGATCTCCGCACCGCGTCCGGAGATCTCGCCCTTCGCGCCCAAGATCGTCTTTATGAAGGTCGATCCGGACAAAATCGGCATGATCATTGGACCCGGCGGCAAGAACATCCGCGATATCATTTCCCGCACCGGCGCTTCGATTGACATCGAGGACGACGGCACGGTCTGCGTCTCCTCGTCCAACACCGAAAACGTCAATCAGGCGATGGACATTATCCGCGGCATGACCGAGTCGCCGGAAGTCGGCAAAGTCTATCACGGCAAGGTGAAGAAGATCACCGATTTCGGCGCCTTCGTCGAAATCCTCCCCGGTCGCGAAGGCCTGCTGCACATCAGCGAAATCGAACATCATCGCGTGCGCAAAGTCACGGACCATCTGCAACTCGGCGACGCCGTGACCGTAAAGTTGCTGAACGTCGATTCGCAGGGCAAGCTTGATCTGTCCCGCAAAGTCCTGCTGCCACCGCCCGAAGGCGGACCGCCGGCCGAAGACTCCAGCGGTGAACCGCGCGAGCGGCGGGGCGGAAGCGGAGGCGGTGGCGGGCATCACGGTGGCGGACATCATCGCAAGCCGTCCAAGGTCGATAACTAA
- the rpsO gene encoding 30S ribosomal protein S15, translating to MAITAVDRKVVIDKFAPKPGDTGSPEVQVALLSQRINHLTGHLKTHKKDNHSRRGLLLLVGQRRRLLNYLSQLDITRYRKLVEALDLRR from the coding sequence ATGGCTATCACCGCTGTCGACCGCAAGGTCGTCATCGACAAGTTCGCCCCCAAACCGGGGGACACCGGAAGCCCCGAAGTGCAGGTCGCGCTGCTCTCGCAGCGGATCAATCATCTGACCGGACATCTCAAGACGCACAAAAAAGACAATCACTCGCGCCGTGGATTGTTGCTGCTTGTCGGCCAACGCCGGCGCTTGCTCAACTATCTCTCACAGCTCGATATCACTCGCTATCGCAAGCTGGTCGAAGCCCTCGACCTGCGCCGATAG